From the Candidatus Binatia bacterium genome, one window contains:
- a CDS encoding UvrD-helicase domain-containing protein, producing the protein MRRRPKADSATGDLFAATEPDMFAPAEETVPEPVMAESVMPQAARPGPIEPTPATPAPEPPARPAVRRRPQPIGPALADQGQRDLIRTALDDTLVVEAAAGTGKTTELVRRMIAILEGGRTELDRMVAVTFTDPAAGELKLRLRTAIEVARLDASRPPAARERLAAALPKLEEARIGTI; encoded by the coding sequence GTGAGGCGGCGACCGAAGGCCGACTCGGCGACGGGCGATCTCTTTGCGGCGACGGAGCCGGATATGTTCGCGCCGGCGGAGGAGACCGTGCCGGAGCCGGTGATGGCGGAGTCGGTGATGCCGCAGGCGGCCAGGCCGGGACCGATCGAGCCGACGCCGGCAACGCCGGCCCCCGAGCCTCCGGCCAGACCCGCCGTGCGCCGCCGTCCGCAGCCCATCGGCCCTGCCTTGGCCGATCAGGGCCAGCGCGACCTCATCCGCACGGCACTCGACGACACGCTCGTCGTCGAAGCGGCTGCCGGCACCGGCAAGACCACCGAGCTGGTGCGCCGCATGATCGCGATCCTCGAGGGCGGCCGCACCGAGCTGGACCGGATGGTGGCCGTGACCTTCACCGATCCCGCGGCGGGCGAGCTGAAGCTTAGGCTGCGCACGGCGATCGAGGTGGCGCGGCTCGACGCCTCGCGCCCGCCCGCCGCGCGGGAGCGCCTCGCGGCCGCGCTCCCCAAGCTGGAGGAGGCGCGCATCGGAACGATC
- a CDS encoding PD-(D/E)XK nuclease family protein has translation MIRDPRQTAPPEAGPRALLVSSDASARLAAARQWIGSLPRDAEALLLASHGHAADEVARVDAADHGARFGLRRATLDRLAFQLAAPALARRGAAPATSLTLAAVVARAVHRLLERGSAGRFAEIAGRPGFPHAAVRTLEELRGAGIGAGNLRAALPDAADLASILEGMEREMGDLRLADRAEVILLAAAAIESGEAFPAPRPLLLLDLAPVQKVEWDLVEALVARSPRVLATAPRGDAAAIARLEAMLGVSATCPDGKEAETSLALLKRHLFEDSGPDPRDMDETVSVASWPGEARECVEIARRIQEEASAGVPFDRMAIFLRSPNSYRSHLEEALRRAAIPAHFARGALRPDPAGRALLALLACAAEGLSARRFAEYLSLGQVPDPSGAPDETWAPPEHELAPAVAGAAAPGSALGSADEGRAPDPDAGISEGGLRAPWRWERLLVDAAVIGGRDRWARRLDGLIEEIALRRKDLDGDDARAAGLERVAADLDHLRAFALPLITRLSELPAGATWAVWLERLRDLTTAALRQPHGVLGVLAELAPLGPVGPVDLVVVQHVLAPRLRDLASPPESRPEGAVFVAPIEMARGLRFDVVFVPGLAEKLFPPRILEDPLLPDEARRALGADLLATQDSRVQEHRLALRLAVGAAGLRAALSWPRVDVEMARARVPSFYGLEAIRAMEGRLPGFDELRGRAETGGSSRLGWPAPENPARAIDDTEYDLAVLGRLKDAGSDAHAGAANYLLAANPHLARALRARGRRWLKRWSYADGLVDPDPDALAALARHRMGARSFSPTALERFASCPYQFFLQAVHRIQPREESEALETIDPLTRGALFHQIQFELLTALRDRGKLPLDPGHLEEADRILEEAAGRVAEEWKEKVAPAIPRVWSDGIGAIRADLREWLRRSTEGAQGWVPHRFELSFGLADRDRPTADASSVPDPVTILDGVRLRGSVDLVERRADGALRVTDHKTGKARVDAGAVVWGGRTLQPLLYALAVEELLQGRVLSGRLYYCTSDGGFEERDIPLNEDHRAAAGVAIGVIGTALEQGFLPAAPRPDACRWCDYRPVCGPNEEVRTARKTRERLEDLERLRDMP, from the coding sequence GTGATCCGTGATCCCAGGCAAACCGCCCCGCCGGAGGCCGGGCCCAGGGCCCTGCTCGTCTCCTCCGACGCCTCCGCCCGCCTCGCGGCCGCCCGGCAATGGATCGGCTCGCTGCCCCGCGATGCTGAGGCGCTGCTGCTGGCCTCGCACGGGCATGCGGCCGACGAGGTCGCGCGCGTCGACGCCGCCGACCACGGGGCCCGCTTCGGACTGCGCCGCGCCACCCTTGACCGCTTGGCCTTCCAGCTCGCGGCCCCGGCCCTCGCGCGGCGCGGCGCCGCTCCCGCCACCTCGTTGACCCTGGCCGCGGTCGTGGCGCGCGCGGTCCACCGGCTGCTGGAGCGCGGGTCGGCGGGCCGTTTCGCGGAGATCGCCGGCCGCCCTGGATTCCCCCACGCCGCGGTGCGAACGCTGGAGGAGCTGCGCGGCGCGGGGATCGGCGCCGGCAATCTCCGGGCGGCGCTGCCGGATGCGGCCGACCTGGCTTCGATCCTCGAAGGGATGGAGCGGGAGATGGGCGACCTTCGGCTCGCCGACCGGGCCGAGGTGATCCTCCTCGCGGCCGCCGCGATCGAATCGGGCGAGGCGTTCCCCGCGCCGCGACCCCTGCTCCTGCTCGATCTCGCTCCCGTGCAGAAGGTCGAATGGGACCTCGTCGAAGCCCTCGTCGCGCGGTCGCCGCGCGTCCTGGCGACCGCTCCGCGCGGCGATGCCGCCGCGATCGCCCGGCTCGAAGCGATGCTCGGCGTCTCGGCCACCTGCCCCGACGGGAAGGAAGCCGAGACCTCGCTCGCGCTTCTGAAGCGCCATCTCTTCGAGGACTCCGGCCCCGATCCGCGCGACATGGACGAGACCGTGTCGGTCGCCTCCTGGCCGGGCGAGGCGCGCGAGTGCGTCGAGATCGCGCGTCGGATCCAGGAAGAAGCATCGGCCGGTGTCCCGTTCGACCGCATGGCGATTTTTCTCCGTTCTCCGAACTCCTACCGGTCCCACCTGGAAGAGGCGCTCCGCCGTGCCGCGATCCCCGCCCACTTCGCGCGCGGTGCGCTGCGGCCCGATCCAGCCGGTCGTGCCCTTCTGGCGCTCCTGGCGTGCGCGGCGGAAGGACTCTCCGCGCGGCGGTTCGCGGAATATCTCTCCCTGGGCCAGGTGCCCGATCCCAGCGGCGCCCCCGACGAGACCTGGGCGCCTCCGGAGCACGAGCTCGCGCCGGCGGTGGCCGGCGCGGCGGCGCCGGGGAGCGCGCTCGGGAGCGCCGACGAAGGCCGCGCGCCCGACCCGGACGCCGGAATCTCCGAGGGAGGGCTCCGCGCTCCGTGGCGGTGGGAGCGACTGCTCGTGGACGCGGCGGTGATCGGCGGGCGCGACCGCTGGGCGAGGCGCCTCGACGGCTTGATCGAGGAGATCGCGCTACGGCGAAAGGACCTGGACGGCGACGACGCGCGCGCGGCCGGGCTCGAGCGCGTCGCCGCGGATCTCGACCACCTTCGCGCTTTCGCGCTCCCGCTGATCACGCGGCTCTCCGAGCTTCCCGCCGGCGCCACGTGGGCGGTCTGGCTCGAGCGGCTTCGCGACCTGACCACCGCGGCGCTCCGACAACCGCACGGCGTCCTCGGCGTCCTGGCCGAGCTCGCGCCGCTGGGGCCGGTCGGTCCGGTGGATCTCGTCGTCGTGCAGCACGTGCTGGCGCCGCGCCTTCGCGACCTGGCGTCGCCTCCGGAGAGCCGCCCCGAGGGCGCCGTGTTCGTGGCCCCGATCGAGATGGCCCGCGGGCTTCGGTTCGACGTGGTCTTCGTGCCCGGGCTGGCCGAGAAGCTCTTTCCGCCACGCATCCTGGAAGACCCGCTGCTCCCCGATGAGGCGCGCCGCGCCCTGGGCGCGGACCTCCTCGCCACCCAGGACTCGCGCGTCCAGGAGCACCGGCTCGCGCTTCGCCTGGCGGTGGGCGCCGCGGGCCTCCGGGCCGCGCTCTCCTGGCCGCGCGTGGACGTGGAGATGGCGCGCGCCCGCGTGCCCTCGTTCTACGGCCTCGAGGCGATCCGCGCCATGGAAGGGCGTCTCCCCGGATTCGACGAGCTGCGCGGGCGCGCGGAGACCGGCGGATCGTCGCGGCTGGGATGGCCCGCGCCCGAGAATCCCGCGCGCGCGATCGACGACACCGAGTACGACCTGGCCGTCCTGGGACGGCTCAAGGACGCCGGGAGCGACGCCCACGCGGGCGCGGCGAACTACCTGCTTGCCGCCAATCCCCACCTGGCCCGCGCGCTCCGCGCCCGAGGACGTCGCTGGCTGAAGAGATGGAGCTATGCCGACGGCCTGGTGGATCCCGATCCCGACGCGCTCGCAGCGCTCGCGCGCCACCGCATGGGCGCGCGCTCCTTCTCGCCGACGGCGCTGGAGCGCTTCGCCTCCTGCCCCTACCAGTTCTTTCTGCAGGCCGTGCATCGCATCCAGCCGCGGGAAGAGTCGGAGGCGCTCGAGACGATCGATCCCCTCACGCGGGGCGCGCTCTTCCACCAGATCCAGTTCGAGCTGCTCACCGCCCTGCGCGATCGCGGCAAGCTCCCGCTCGACCCCGGGCACCTGGAGGAGGCGGACCGCATTCTCGAGGAGGCCGCCGGCCGCGTGGCCGAGGAATGGAAGGAAAAGGTCGCGCCCGCCATTCCGCGCGTCTGGTCGGACGGCATCGGCGCGATCCGCGCCGACCTGCGCGAGTGGCTGCGGCGCTCCACCGAGGGCGCCCAGGGCTGGGTGCCTCATCGCTTCGAGCTCTCCTTCGGGCTCGCCGATCGCGACCGTCCCACGGCCGACGCCTCCAGCGTGCCCGATCCCGTGACCATCCTGGACGGGGTCCGCCTGCGCGGCTCGGTGGACCTTGTGGAGCGCCGCGCCGACGGCGCGCTTCGGGTCACCGACCACAAGACCGGAAAGGCGCGCGTGGACGCGGGCGCCGTGGTCTGGGGCGGACGGACGCTCCAGCCGCTCCTCTACGCGCTCGCCGTCGAGGAGCTGCTCCAAGGCCGCGTCCTCTCGGGGCGTCTCTACTACTGCACCTCCGACGGCGGGTTCGAGGAGCGGGACATTCCGCTCAACGAGGACCATCGCGCCGCGGCGGGAGTCGCGATCGGCGTGATCGGCACGGCGCTGGAGCAGGGCTTTCTTCCCGCCGCCCCACGCCCGGACGCGTGCCGCTGGTGCGACTACCGGCCGGTCTGCGGCCCGAACGAAGAGGTGCGCACGGCGCGGAAGACGCGCGAGCGGCTCGAGGATCTGGAGCGGCTGAGGGACATGCCGTGA